The Mesoterricola silvestris sequence AGGAGCGCAGGCCCTTGCCCATGCGGATATTGAAGATGCGCTGGAAGTTGTAGACCTTGGCGCTCTGGCGGATCAGCTCGTCCTTGTCGATCTTGAGGCCGGTGGTGGCGTTGAAGACGTCCACGTAGTTCTGCACGTGCTCGGGGACCTTGGCGGGCTCGGAGGTGGTGGCGTTGTCCGAGGGGACCACGTCGTTCCAGGGGAGCTTGCAGAAGCCGTTGAGGCCGAACCAGGTGCGGAACAGGGGGAAGTAGTAGAGCGCCTCGGCCTTGTCCTCGAACGTGGGGAGCTGCTTGTTCACCATGTCCATGAAGATCAGCCAGGCCTCGTCGTGCTGGGGCCCCTTGTTGGTGAGGGCGTAGCCGCCCTGCTGGGCCAGGGATTCCTTGGACATGTACTGGCTGTACTCCAGGCCCTTGCACTCCATGCCGATGTCGGCCATGAGCTGGGGGTCGCCCCAGCCCTTCTCCGCGAAGATGGCCTTCATCTTGTGGATGCCCTGGCCGGCGATGAGGCCGAAGCCTTCGCCGCGGGCCATCTGGTGCATCATCTCCAGGTCGGCCTCGGCGTTGCCCCAGGTGAGGTCCAGCCCGCCGGTGCGCTCCAGGTTCAGGATGCCGCGCTGGTAGCACTCCATGACGAAGGCGGTGAGCGTGCCCCAGGTGATGGTGCAGACGCCGTAGGTGTCGCAGTAGAAGTTCAGCTCAAGCAGGTAGTCGGGATCGAAGACGCCGCCGTTGGAGCCCAGGCCCGCGGCGTTCTCGTACTCGGGGCCGTCCACGGTGACCATGTGGCCCTTGTAGGGGCCGGTCTTCAGGACGAGGCCGTCGGCGCCCTTGGCGCAGGCCATGGAACACCCGTACCAGCACCCGTCCACCGTCTCCTGGGTGCAGCGCGCCTGCCACACGGGGGAGGCGATCTTGTGGGTGTCGGGGTGGGAGCCGTACTGGAAGTTGTGGGTGGGCAGCAGGTCGTAGGCGTCCATGATCTCCACGATGTGCGCGGTGCCGTTGCGCCGCATCTTGCACTGGGAGTCGTCGTTGGTGCGCATCTCCTTGTGGAACTTGATGCCGGTCTTCGCGATGGTCTCGGGATCCACGGGGTTGTTCAGGCCGCCCTTGACCACGGGGCCGCGGCACACCAGGGCGCGGATGCGCTTGTCCCGGAACACGGTGCCGATGCCGCCGCGCCCGGCCTGCTTGAGGCGCACGCAGCCCCGGCGGGGGTCCCACCAGGAGAAGTTGAGCATGCCGATGAGGCTGTGCTCGGCGCCCGCGCCGGTGGACACCACGGAGATGTTCACGCGGTCCTCGTCGTTCTCGGCGTACATCCGCGTGAGCACCTCGGCCAGCACGTGGCTGTCCACGGGCTCCATGGGCGCGGCCTCGATGCGGATGACGCCCTTGCGGCCGTCGATGAAGAGGATCACGTCCTGGTCGGCCTTGCCCTGGAGCTCCAGGGCGTCGAAGCCCGAGAACTTGAGCAGGGGCCCGAAGTAGCCGCCCACGTTGGAATCCACGGGGATGTCGGTCTGGGGGGAGAGGGTCACCACCAGGGACTTGCCGCTGCCGGCGTACTGGGTGGTGCCGGAGACGGGGCCGGGGCCGATGATGATCTCGTTCTCGGGGTCGTTCCAGCGGGTTGCGGGGGTGACGGCGTTCCACAGGTACCAGAGGCCGAAGCCCCGCCCGCCCAGGAAGATGTCCTTCATCTGCCGGGTGACGGGCTTCTCCATGATCTCCCGGGTGCCCACGTTCACGTACAGGGTGCGGTTGGTGTAGCCCTTGTCCGGGAGGCTGGGGGTGAAGGTGGCCTCGGCCAGGAGCTTGTGGGCGGCGCGGATGGCCTCCAGGCCCTCGTGGTACTCGGTGCGCTTGGTGAAGTCCACTTCACAGCGGACGATGGGGGTGCTGGATTCCAGGTGGCTCATCGGGCGTTCCTCGGTCAGATGATGCGGGCGGCGGGTTCGGGAACTTCGACGATCTCGAGGGCGGCATGGGGGCAGGCCTTCACGCAGATGCCGCAGGCGGTGCACTTATAGGGCTCGACCCAGTCGGGGTTGCGCTCGAAGGCCTCCTTCTCGCAGAAGCCGATGCACATGTAGCAGCCCACGCAGAGCTTCTTGTTGATCATGACCACGCCCAGCTTGTTGCGCTTGAGGGCCTCGGCGGGGCACACCACCACGCAGTCCCCGCACTGGTCGCAGAGGATCGCGTGGCCCGTGCCGTCGCCGT is a genomic window containing:
- a CDS encoding aldehyde ferredoxin oxidoreductase family protein, producing MSHLESSTPIVRCEVDFTKRTEYHEGLEAIRAAHKLLAEATFTPSLPDKGYTNRTLYVNVGTREIMEKPVTRQMKDIFLGGRGFGLWYLWNAVTPATRWNDPENEIIIGPGPVSGTTQYAGSGKSLVVTLSPQTDIPVDSNVGGYFGPLLKFSGFDALELQGKADQDVILFIDGRKGVIRIEAAPMEPVDSHVLAEVLTRMYAENDEDRVNISVVSTGAGAEHSLIGMLNFSWWDPRRGCVRLKQAGRGGIGTVFRDKRIRALVCRGPVVKGGLNNPVDPETIAKTGIKFHKEMRTNDDSQCKMRRNGTAHIVEIMDAYDLLPTHNFQYGSHPDTHKIASPVWQARCTQETVDGCWYGCSMACAKGADGLVLKTGPYKGHMVTVDGPEYENAAGLGSNGGVFDPDYLLELNFYCDTYGVCTITWGTLTAFVMECYQRGILNLERTGGLDLTWGNAEADLEMMHQMARGEGFGLIAGQGIHKMKAIFAEKGWGDPQLMADIGMECKGLEYSQYMSKESLAQQGGYALTNKGPQHDEAWLIFMDMVNKQLPTFEDKAEALYYFPLFRTWFGLNGFCKLPWNDVVPSDNATTSEPAKVPEHVQNYVDVFNATTGLKIDKDELIRQSAKVYNFQRIFNIRMGKGLRSFDIPPYRSVGPVTREEYASRSERYDKQMLEEIGVDPAGKSMDEKIAITREYRMKRYNSLVDAVYLRRGWTPNGVPTLARIQELGLDVFPEVVEIVKNHGG
- a CDS encoding 4Fe-4S binding protein — protein: MRQLRIDMTKCNYGRDCNHECEADCATKVFKVDDPALAALHIRDHGDGTGHAILCDQCGDCVVVCPAEALKRNKLGVVMINKKLCVGCYMCIGFCEKEAFERNPDWVEPYKCTACGICVKACPHAALEIVEVPEPAARII